The following proteins are co-located in the Vicia villosa cultivar HV-30 ecotype Madison, WI unplaced genomic scaffold, Vvil1.0 ctg.000421F_1_1_1, whole genome shotgun sequence genome:
- the LOC131628028 gene encoding uncharacterized protein LOC131628028: protein MFLLQIEVILKFEEMCLESAKEFAPLFTKILHYLYNEDIVEEDAILSWGDEKKYADESDKVFVNQTQKLNQWLKEALEEDDDEEE from the exons ATGTTTTTGCTCCAGATTGAAGTGATTCTAAAGTTTGAAGAAATGTGTTTGGAATCTGCCAAGGAGTTTGCTCCGTTGTTCACAAAG ATTTTGCACTACCTGTATAATGAAGATATTGTAGAAGAAGATGCTATTTTGAGCTGGGGAGATGAGAAAAAATATGCGGATGAGTCGGATAAAGTATTCGTTAACCAAACCCAAAAACTAAATCAA TGGCTAAAAGAGGCTCTTGAAGAAGACGATGACGAGGAAGAGTAG